The Tubulanus polymorphus chromosome 3, tnTubPoly1.2, whole genome shotgun sequence nucleotide sequence TTAAAACGTAAACAAATGTTGGAGTTTTCGGATAGCGTTTTATTTGATCCatcttgaattgataatcctCGTCGTATTGTTGAGTGTGTTCATTATTAGCAGTCACAGGTGTGACAGGTTTTGTTTCGGAATTGGGCTGCATGGTTTCGGATATGATAATGTTCTTATGATGTATAGTGAAAAGTGTGTGATAGAAGCCTCGAAGCTTGTGGCCGAATGAACACGCACACGTGCTCGCCGGCGAATCGCGCCAAAATATTGTGATACTCCTGAGCCAATCAGAGACGATTAAATATCTACGTCATCAAGATTCATGATGAACCATATTaaattcaatgcattttaaCTTCATTCACCATCATCGTCATAAAATTAACAATATTCAGTTAGGGCCTACAACAGATAACTTTAAAGATAGGAAATAAAGTGTATAGTTAATGTACAGCAAAAAAGATAGAATAGAAATGACAAGATAGAACCTTATTAAACATAGATGGCGCCACCAGACGCAttatgtattgaattgaatgagtATCTCggcaaaaaatatataaaaagtgTCTTAATTCCATATTCATGGATCATTTatagtatgtatatatgtagtCGTCTCTCCTCTTACTAAATTACAATTTCCGAATGAATGCAGACAgttatttatatatgaattgatttaaaaagGGAAAGGAAGAAAGactgatgatgaaaatttgttatcaattcaatcaaaccaAATCCCATTTAACCTGTAACCCACTTGACTTCGTTTCAGATGCCGAATCGCAAAGAAATACTGAGTTTTGTGCTCGGAGCGTCAATTGATTCATGATGAACCATATTaaattcaatgcattttaaCTTCATTCACCATCATCGTCATAAAATTAACAATATTCAGTTAGGGCCTACAACAGATAACTTTAAAGATAGGAAATAAAGTGTATAGTTAATGTACAGCAAAAAAGATAGAATAGAAATGACAAGATAGAACCTTATTAAACATAGATGGCGCCACCAGACGCAttatgtattgaattgaatgagtATCTCggcaaaaaatatataaaaagtgTCTTAATTCCATATTCATGGATCATTTatagtatgtatatatgtagtCGTCTCTCCTCTTACTAAATTACAATTTCCGAATGAATGCAGACAgttatttatatatgaattgatttaaaaagGGAAAGGAAGAAAGactgatgatgaaaatttgttatcaattcaatcaaaccaAATCCCATTTAACCTGTAACCCACTTGACTTCGTTTCAGATGCCGAATCGCAAAGAAATACTGAGTTTTGTGCTCGGAGCGTCAATTGGGGCTGCTACTACATTCCTTGTTTACAAAGCTTTAAAGATCAGGagcaaacaaaataaaactgatCATAAGCAGCATAATTCACCAGGTAAATTAGACATCATTTAGTGGATGATGTGGCTGCAGTGTAGTCAAGCCAGCAGTGATTGCTCAGTTATATGTAATGTaatagatttaacaaaaattcatttcagaaaacacAGCATCACCTCGAATTCAAGTAGCAATACCTGATTTAGCATTGCGTCGCTCGCAATCTCGTGAAGATCCTCCACGACGTTTCCATAGATTAGTGTCATCCGGTAACAGTGGATATATTGATACCTCCAGTATTATAGTCGACGATGGCAAGAATATCGACACTCAGAGTATGATGAATTTGTTGTTTTGTATCGCAGAAAATCAAGCTAAGAGAAGTAAGCATCAGTGAATGAGTCCTCCACTAAATCTAACCACGGTGTAGGGGACCGTAATAacgtctggtattcagactaaagCCATACTCCTGAGTGGGGTGATGCGCAAGATCATCTGATATTCAGACTAAAGTCTTCCTCAAGATTGCCTCATTAGTATCTGTGTAGTAATTTGctaattgataaatttttcaGTGGGACTAATGCATCGTGGAATTACTTGCAATATTTGCCATCAAACACCTCTCTGTGGAATCAGATACAAGGTAAATGTATGGATAATGAATATCCATGTTACACCTGAagaatgtttgaatatttctgtcGGATGTTTGTTTTCAGTGTGCTAACTGCTCAGATTATGACGTATGCGATAAATGTGAACCTAAAGATGAGCACAACAGTACACATGTATTCTTAAAGATTAATACTCCTCTTCCACCACTCGCTAGTCCACGTATTGGTTTGTCTAAAACTTTATATCCAGGTACGGTAATAGGCCTCTCGAGTAACAAATTCTTAAGCTGTATATGTGCCATGTTTAATTAGATGTCTATTTGATTCGTTTATAGGTAAAATAGACAACCATATTTCCTTATCTATTGATGATACGCTTCGATTGATAAAGGAAACTAATTGTAAGTTTCAGTTTTAACCTTTAAAAGGAATTTGTAGATAAGTCATTTCTGCAAATATTAACGCATGTCTCTGATCTTTTACAGATGATCAGTTTGAATTAGAGGCTTTACATCAGGAATATCGGTCCTTAACACAAAATTCCCGCGGTATTTCTCGCGAAGTATTCAATTACTGTTTAGGACCTCTTGCATTAGAAAGTAATCTTCTGTTAGAACAGTTATTTAAGGTATAGTGATAATAATTTCTCGGATTAATTTAAACATTTCTTTAATAGGGTGGgagaaataatgttttatttcatgtatCGTTTCAGTTTTATGACAGAAACAATGACAGATTTATCGATTTTGAGGAAATGGTAAAAGGACTGTCAATCTTATGTAAAGGAACGATACAAGACAAACTATCTTGTAAGTTTAGGAGTGAGCCTAGTAATCTTAAACCTGTGGCCTATTCTTACAtaaaactttttctatttttagatgcATTTGCAGCCTatgatattgaaaacaaaaagtcCATAAGTCGTGACAACATGCAACGTATGTTTAGGGCTTACTATGATATCACTATTGAATTAGTACGTGATGTAGTGACAGCCTGTGAGGAAGAAATGGTACATGATTTACTAAGAAAATCATATCaaccaaatatcaatttaACTTGCATAATATCAGCTTATGTTTGACATGTATTTTTTAAGATGGCAAACTTCGATGACAGTTCTGGTCGACCAGTCTCTTCCATATTTAGCGCTCCTATACCTCAAGATAATTTCAACCCTGCCATAAAAGTGACTGTTCCAGATAATCCCGGAGGGAggtaagaaaatatcaaaatcctATCTGCGTTCAGCCACGGactgaattttgaattaggGTTTTCCAAAACTAAAGTTGTTACGTATTATGTTGAAGGGAGAACACTTTGCCTGTTTTGGAAGCCATGTCACAAGATGCTATCAAAGAAATGGTGGACCATACATTCAGTATTGCTCAGTTGAAAGACCATGATAGGTACCATATATAAACATTGTCTCAATGGCTGTAGACTTAAAAACAATAACTGATTGTCgggttttatatatttcagaatgtCTTATGAGAAATTCGTTGAAGTGACTACAATTGATAACTCTCTGGTTGTATGGTTTGATGCTCTAGGTTCAGTATTCTAATTGAGGAGGAAATGTTTTATATATGGTGCTACTGCGTTTTAAACAATGATGAGGTATTTTTACACCGCTGGGCTGAAATAACTGTCTGAAAATAAGTCATATTATACAATCAAACTTGTC carries:
- the LOC141901646 gene encoding uncharacterized protein LOC141901646 codes for the protein MPNRKEILSFVLGASIGAATTFLVYKALKIRSKQNKTDHKQHNSPENTASPRIQVAIPDLALRRSQSREDPPRRFHRLVSSGNSGYIDTSSIIVDDGKNIDTQSMMNLLFCIAENQAKRMGLMHRGITCNICHQTPLCGIRYKCANCSDYDVCDKCEPKDEHNSTHVFLKINTPLPPLASPRIGLSKTLYPGKIDNHISLSIDDTLRLIKETNYDQFELEALHQEYRSLTQNSRGISREVFNYCLGPLALESNLLLEQLFKFYDRNNDRFIDFEEMVKGLSILCKGTIQDKLSYAFAAYDIENKKSISRDNMQRMFRAYYDITIELVRDVVTACEEEMMANFDDSSGRPVSSIFSAPIPQDNFNPAIKVTVPDNPGGRENTLPVLEAMSQDAIKEMVDHTFSIAQLKDHDRMSYEKFVEVTTIDNSLVVWFDALGSVF